GATCGGCTTCGGAAGGTCATCGAAACGGCTTTGAAGAACAACCGCGACCTGAGGACCGCCGCCCTGAACGTCGAAAGGGCGCGCGCGGTGTACGGCATCGCGCGGGCCGGGCTTCTTCCGACGATCAATGCGACGGGCAGCGGGAGGAAGGAGCGCGTCCCCACCTCGGCATTCGGGAGAGGCGGAGGATCGATCGTCATCGAGCGATATGATGTCAATCTGGGCATCAGTTCCTGGGAGATCGACTTCTTCGGCCGCATCCGCAGCCTGAAGGACAAGGCGCTCGAGGAGTACCTTGCCACCGAACAGGCCCGCCACGGAGCGCAGATCCTGTTGGTGTCCGGGGTCGCCAACGCGTACCTGACCATCGCTGCGGATCGGGAAACCCTCAAACTGGCCCGATCCACCCAGGATACCCAGCAGGCCGTCTACGATCTGATCCGGAGGCGTGTAGACGTCGGGCTCTCGCCCGAGCTGGACCTTCGTCAGGCACAGACGAGAGTGGATGCGGCTCGGGGGGATGTCGCCCTTTACTCCCGGTTGGTCGCTCAAGACGAAAACGCCCTGGACCTTCTGGTCGGATCGAAGGTGCCGGCGGAGCTCCTGCCGGACAACCTGACCCTTGTAAGCCCCGCCAGGGAGATTTCTCCCGGAATGTCGTCCGATGCACTCCTTCTCCGGCCGGACATCCTGCAGGCGGAGAGGCTGCTCAAGGCCGCCAACGCCAATATCGGCGCGGCCCGAGCTACCCTCTTCCCCCGCATTTCACTAACGACCGCCTTCGGGACGGCGAGCGGCGAGCTTTCGGGGCTGTTCAAATCCGGTACAAGGGCCTGGAGCTTCTCGCCGCAAATCGTCGCTCCAATCTTCGATGCCCGCGCATGGGCGGCGCTGGACGCGATCAAGGTGGAACGGGAAATCGCCGTGGCCCAATACGAGAAGTCCATCCAGGCGGCCTTCAGGGAAGTGGCCGACGCCCTTGCCGTTCGGGGCACGGTGGAGGAACAGCTGTCGGCG
The sequence above is a segment of the Candidatus Deferrimicrobium sp. genome. Coding sequences within it:
- a CDS encoding efflux transporter outer membrane subunit, which encodes DRLRKVIETALKNNRDLRTAALNVERARAVYGIARAGLLPTINATGSGRKERVPTSAFGRGGGSIVIERYDVNLGISSWEIDFFGRIRSLKDKALEEYLATEQARHGAQILLVSGVANAYLTIAADRETLKLARSTQDTQQAVYDLIRRRVDVGLSPELDLRQAQTRVDAARGDVALYSRLVAQDENALDLLVGSKVPAELLPDNLTLVSPAREISPGMSSDALLLRPDILQAERLLKAANANIGAARATLFPRISLTTAFGTASGELSGLFKSGTRAWSFSPQIVAPIFDARAWAALDAIKVEREIAVAQYEKSIQAAFREVADALAVRGTVEEQLSAQLSLVDAASATYRLSNARYLKGIDSFLGILDAQRSLYAAQQGLIAVRLAKFANQVVLYAVTGGGSTPVH